From Apium graveolens cultivar Ventura chromosome 9, ASM990537v1, whole genome shotgun sequence, the proteins below share one genomic window:
- the LOC141686507 gene encoding condensin-2 complex subunit CAP-D3, with protein MEDKITQIVSDLETHNPNSPILESTLQALEPLLDYTLTTKDPVDFDRFLDELSEKNVSLSALMDPIVSSMESDPTHLAILSAKVYLSLLLCPNAPVLTLFTPLSFYSLMRSIRRFFKNSGPGQVSGRVLTRKKKGRGRGRGSRFRVESVEEEEGEGGGSESQKLDVRVLFCVLERLEMVLSVIHLDRFPECVKALVGTVAEVPVLGLENYGNSGSYDRLCGLCTQILCELLKADHGDQMVSAAEVLKALLPAVLLLKSQAHGFAMRFVIDEMMEMAKESEKIKKAVVSFTRFLVFKAPEKSEPRAAAVDSIIQIVGAMDYTDQVEFADYVIKLAHWKHHFRLLAVDLFFAMMTSLRDPLGIDTENMVENSWGMRCLEALIARCGDTTVGIRARALTNLAHLVESFSKNDSSCAIIKKILAFDNKEDLRQVGQMNELLRIRCTDQKAAVRKAALLLTSKLTGLLDGAFDGGVLKTMGRSCSDSLVSIRKSAISALSEVFRTFWDDNVTKEWLQSVPHLISDNESSIQEECENLFLELVLDRISRAGSTSSPRRCNFYESDGRNKMVEREEELFPEGVLCLLREIFNGEVTPCVKKLCENLGKKKRLRPKIAIALQNIIKTSESLWLNQSLPIEKWTAPAGAWFLLSEVSAFLSKSVDWAFLHHHWQLLDRHGQGGQSKCSLEQGELDGIESNSAAWAGDRVFLLKTISNVSVELPTEPSAELAHNLLKRIEEFNMHLTEVNAHVNALRTLCKRKAANPEEADFLVKKWVDKLLSKASKILETYMSNDLEANIDSSCLTPPTQSSMSPRTEAAMSELLSRAISAVYTIGSIVLTCPSVEKNAVVLMLHKIITSGHSGSDSNKKPRPEVSVKETAPALYFQAWLAMGKICLADEKLAKRYIPLFVEELEKSDSAAIRNGIVFVLTDFCVRYTALVDSYISKITKCLRDPSEVVRRQTFILLTRLLQRDYVKCRGVIFLRFLLTLVDESEKIRQRADFLFGNILKAKAPLLPYNSFVEAIYVLNDWNAHTGHSISQNSRDPNRLFSISGDDEKSRSQRMHIYTSLLKQMAPEHLLATFAKVCAEILASASDGTLKIEDAAGLSVLQDAFGILSCKEIKLPSIRGTSSDSAEMDDDGGDSGGAIATAGKGRIVTQAVKKNLIQNCIPIFVELKRILQRKNSPLIGPLMECLRALLKDYKNEIDDLFVSNQQLQREVMYDIQKYEAGKAKSNATADVATMRKSDAFRSPGDPKTINGSAIRKQMNETQATTSKAASALANAVAEVTSRSVLKDAHRVMVTPPVGSLSAPKLKSSARKQDIIESVRKKHSFDSDEDM; from the exons ATGGAAGATAAAATCACCCAAATCGTATCAGACCTAGAAACACACAACCCCAATTCACCCATTTTAGAATCAACTCTTCAAGCGCTTGAACCCCTTCTTGATTACACTCTCACAACCAAAGATCCGGTCGATTTTGACCGCTTTTTGGACGAATTATCCGAAAAGAATGTGTCTTTATCAGCTCTCATGGATCCAATTGTTTCTTCTATGGAGTCCGACCCGACCCATTTGGCCATTTTGAGTGCTAAGGTTTATCTTTCTTTACTTTTGTGTCCTAATGCTCCTGTGTTGACCCTTTTTACTCCTTTGAGTTTTTATTCTCTTATGCGTTCCATTAGGAGGTTTTTTAAGAATTCGGGTCCGGGTCAGGTTTCGGGTCGGGTTTTGACCCGGAAGAAAAAGGGGCGTGGGAGGGGTAGGGGTTCGAGGTTTAGGGTTGAGAGTGTTGAGGAGGAGGAAGGGGAGGGGGGAGGTAGCGAAAGTCAGAAACTTGATGTGAGAGTGTTGTTTTGTGTTCTTGAAAGATTGGAAATGGTGCTTAGTGTGATTCATTTGGATAGGTTTCCTGAGTGTGTGAAGGCTTTGGTTGGGACAGTTGCGGAGGTTCCGGTGCTGGGGCTTGAGAATTATGGGAATTCGGGTAGTTATGATAGGTTGTGTGGTTTGTGTACACAGATTTTGTGTGAATTGTTGAAGGCGGATCATGGGGATCAAATGGTTAGTGCGGCTGAGGTTTTGAAGGCGTTGTTACCGGCTGTTCTTTTGCTTAAATCGCAAGCACATGGGTTTGCTATGCGTTTTGTGATAGATGAGATGATGGAAATGGCTAAGGAGTCGGAGAAGATTAAGAAGGCAGTAGTGAGTTTTACGAGGTTTTTGGTGTTTAAGGCACCGGAGAAGTCTGAACCTAGGGCTGCTGCTGTGGATTCTATAATCCAAATTGTTGGAGCAATGGATTATACTGATCAAGTTGAATTTGCTGACTATGTTATTAAGTTGGCCCATTGGAAGCATCATTTTAGGCTCCTGGCTGTGGATCTTTTTTTTGCGATGATGACATCGTTGAGAGATCCGCTGGGGATTGATACTGAGAATATGGTTGAAAATTCTTGGGGAATGAGGTGTTTAGAAGCTTTGATTGCCCGTTGTGGGGATACAACTGTAGGGATTCGAGCACGGGCTTTGACTAATTTGGCCCACTTGGTGGAAAGTTTTTCAAAAAATGATAGCAGTTGTGCTATTATAAAGAAAATTTTGGCATTCGACAATAAAGAGGATTTAAGACAAGTAGGTCAAATGAATGAGCTTTTAAGGATACGGTGTACTGATCAAAAAGCTGCAGTAAGGAAGGCAGCACTGCTCTTAACGTCTAAGCTGACAGGGCTCTTGGATGGTGCTTTTGATGGAGGAGTGCTAAAGACAATGGGCAGGTCTTGTTCCGATTCACTCGTTAGCATCAGAAAATCAGCTATATCAGCTCTATCTGAG GTCTTCAGAACATTCTGGGATGATAATGTTACCAAGGAGTGGTTGCAGTCAGTTCCTCATCTAATATCAGATAATGAATCCAGCATTCAGGAAGAATGTGAGAATTTGTTTCTGGAATTGGTATTAGATCGAATTTCCCGAGCTGGATCTACTAGTTCACCTCGTAGGTGCAACTTTTATGAATCAGATGGCAGGAACAAAATGGTTGAAAGGGAAGAGGAGTTGTTTCCCGAGGGAGTTTTGTGTTTATTGAGGGAGATATTTAATGGGGAGGTAACACCTTGCGTGAAGAAGTTATGTGAAAATCTCGGAAAAAAAAAACGTCTGAGGCCCAAGATTGCAATTGCTCTCCAGAATATTATAAAGACATCAGAGTCGTTATGGTTGAATCAATCTTTGCCAATAGAAAAGTGGACAGCACCTGCTGGTGCTTGGTTTCTCCTATCTGAAGTGTCTGCGTTTCTTTCGAAATCAGTGGACTGGGCATTTCTACACCATCACTGGCAGCTTCTAGATAGGCATGGACAGGGAGGTCAGTCCAAGTGTTCCCTTGAACAAGGAGAACTAGATGGCATAGAATCTAATTCTGCTGCTTGGGCTGGAGATCGTGTGTTCCTTTTGAAAACAATATCTAATGTATCTGTTGAGCTTCCTACCGAACCTTCTGCAGAGCTTGCTCATAATTTGCTCAAACGAATCGAGGAGTTCAACATGCACTTAACAGAG GTCAATGCCCATGTAAACGCACTCAGAACATTGTGCAAACGGAAGGCTGCAAATCCTGAGGAGGCTGATTTCCTTGTTAAAAAATGGGTAGACAAGCTACTCTCTAAAGCTTCCAAAATTCTAGAAACATACATGTCAAATGACTTAGAAGCAAACATAGATAGTAGCTGTTTGACACCACCAACTCAGAGTTCAATGAGCCCCAGAACTGAAGCAGCTATGTCCGAATTGTTGTCGCGAGCAATCTCTGCTGTCTATACTATTGGTTCAATAGTTCTAACCTGTCCTTCAGTTGAAAAAAATGCAGTTGTTCTGATGTTGCACAAAATTATCACTTCCGGACACTCTGGCTCAGATTCTAATAAAAAACCAAGGCCGGAAGTTTCTGTAAAGGAGACAGCACCTGCATTGTATTTTCAAGCTTGGCTAGCGATGGGCAAGATCTGCCTTGCTGACGAGAAACTTGCAAAGCGTTATATTCCTTTATTTGTGGAG GAACTTGAAAAGAGTGATTCTGCAGCAATTCGAAATGGTATTGTTTTTGTGTTGACAGATTTTTGTGTACGATACACAGCTCTGGTTGATAG TTATATATCCAAAATTACAAAGTGTCTTCGGGATCCGAGCGAAGTTGTCAGAAGGCAGACTTTTATACTACTCACCAGATTATTACAG AGGGATTATGTGAAGTGTAGAGGAGTTATTTTTCTTCGATTTCTATTGACTCTTGTGGATGAATCTGAAAAAATTAGGCAGCGAGCAGATTTTCTCTTTGGGAATATATTAAAAG CCAAGGCTCCACTTTTACCTTATAACAGCTTTGTGGAAGCTATATATGTTCTGAATGATTGGAATGCCCACACTGGACATAGCATTTCTCAAAACTCTAGAGATCCGAACAGACTGTTTTCCATTAG CGGAGATGATGAGAAGTCAAGGTCTCAGAGAATGCACATTTATACTTCATTGCTAAAACAGATGGCTCCCGAACATCTTTTAGCTACATTTGCAAAAGTTTGTGCAGAGATTCTTGCTTCAGCTTCAGATGGTACCCTCAAAATAGAGGATGCTGCTGGATTGTCAGTTCTGCAG GATGCTTTCGGAATTTTATCATGCAAAGAGATTAAATTACCATCCATCCGTGGAACATCATCTGACTCTGCTGAAATGGATGATGATGGTGGTGATAGTGGAGGAGCAATTGCAACAGCTGGCAAAGGAAGGATTGTAACTCAAGCTGTTAAAAAGAATCTAATTCAGAACTGCATACCCATCTTTGTTGAGTTGAAGCGAATCCTACAGAGAAAGAATAGCCCACTTATTGGTCCCCTCATGGAATGCCTCCGAGCCCTTCTTAAGGACTACAAGAATGAGATAGATGATCTGTTTGTTTCTAATCAGCAGCTTCAGAGAGAGGTCATGTATGATATCCAGAAGTATGAGGCTGGAAAAGCCAAATCAAATGCTACTGCTGATGTTGCTACCATGCGAAAATCAGATGCATTCCGCTCACCAGGTGATCCCAAGACGATAAATGGAAGTGCTATCAGGAAACAAATGAATGAGACTCAAGCAACCACCTCAAAAGCTGCTTCAGCATTGGCAAATGCAGTGGCTGAAGTCACATCTCGATCTGTACTCAAGGATGCGCATCGAGTTATGGTGACACCGCCAGTTGGTTCACTGAGTGCGCCAAAGCTCAAGTCTTCTGCGAGGAAACAAGATATAATTGAATCGGTGAGAAAGAAGCATTCTTTCGATTCTGATGAGGATATGTGA